A window from Lachnoanaerobaculum umeaense encodes these proteins:
- the kamB gene encoding lysine 5,6-aminomutase reactivase subunit KamB produces MDIYDLIKNEERISFIGMCKNAGKTTVLNEVIKRSHENNESVILTSIGRDGEELDLVTNTKKPEIYIYKDDYIATARDLIKYCDITKEIVESTGIYTPIGEIIIIKAISDGFVQIAGPSIATQMSILCENFKRYSKSRILIDGALERKSIATEKVSNVAILSSGASYSLDMEKTIRDTIYTTMLFSLPKFHLDLPKDFSRDTYRDKYYIIEENTIKQSDKKIDLREIWARESDMENIFVNGALSDAMINSLLLSNAKLEGKQLVFLDGSRILIKYDNFEKLKRRGLIFSCIDTINILAITINPFSAYGNHYDSEEFLEKMQEMTELPVINIANKYRG; encoded by the coding sequence ATGGATATCTATGATTTAATAAAAAATGAAGAAAGAATATCCTTTATAGGTATGTGTAAGAATGCAGGTAAGACTACAGTACTGAATGAAGTAATAAAAAGATCGCATGAAAATAATGAAAGCGTAATACTGACCTCAATAGGTAGGGATGGAGAAGAGCTTGATCTGGTAACCAATACAAAGAAACCGGAAATATATATTTACAAAGATGATTATATTGCAACTGCAAGAGATTTGATAAAATATTGTGATATTACAAAGGAAATAGTGGAGAGCACAGGAATATATACTCCTATTGGAGAGATTATAATCATCAAGGCTATTAGTGACGGATTTGTACAAATAGCAGGACCTTCCATTGCTACTCAGATGTCAATACTATGTGAGAATTTCAAAAGATACTCTAAGAGTAGGATTTTGATAGATGGTGCACTTGAGAGAAAAAGTATAGCTACAGAGAAGGTGAGTAATGTAGCAATACTTTCAAGTGGTGCTTCATACAGTTTGGATATGGAAAAGACTATAAGAGATACAATATATACCACAATGCTTTTTTCACTTCCTAAATTTCATCTTGATTTACCGAAAGATTTTAGCAGAGATACTTATAGAGATAAGTATTATATTATAGAAGAAAACACAATAAAGCAAAGTGATAAGAAAATAGACTTAAGAGAGATATGGGCAAGAGAGAGCGATATGGAGAATATTTTTGTAAACGGAGCTTTAAGCGATGCTATGATAAATTCGCTGCTGCTTTCCAATGCCAAGCTTGAAGGAAAGCAACTGGTATTTTTGGACGGTTCAAGAATTTTGATAAAGTATGATAACTTTGAAAAACTAAAAAGAAGAGGATTGATATTCTCATGTATTGATACAATAAATATTTTGGCAATAACTATAAATCCTTTTTCTGCCTATGGAAATCACTATGATAGTGAAGAGTTTTTAGAAAAGATGCAGGAAATGACAGAATTGCCGGTTATAAATATTGCAAACAAATATAGGGGGTAG
- the kamC gene encoding lysine 5,6-aminomutase reactivase ATPase KamC: MDFWQRENIGFEFIKSKMLPATPFGMELKKNIRPFGRDERDILNEELNNLNKVYQKYDLVKSDINTIRRIFMQMKDVRGSIRFGVENVLSDIELFEIKILLMQIEKLKPFIERVSMELSLTGFRIESVSFVVDILDPDGRRIPTFAVYDEYSDELRDIRKKKREIEIKMQENAIAFEEWKDRRLLMAVEEEKEERRIREELSIKLRPYFDIIILNIEVISRFDLLLEKYRVAKLYPSCFPEIKDDILLLEETRNPYICNILEEKSLSFTPISIEMSQGTTVITGANMGGKSVTLKTVALNTYLALCGFFVYADRASIPLFDEIIMISEESQSVTKGLSSFGAQIVELKNLLNEIEKKFVFAILDEFARGTNPKEGEGIVRGLVALLNKKKAMSLLVTHFDHVAELSGSHYQVKGLQGTLEDRISKALLTKSNDDAKIVAIAEFMNYGIFKVNKDVKPPKEALMICRLLGLQEELLDILTEIN, translated from the coding sequence ATGGATTTTTGGCAGAGGGAAAATATTGGTTTTGAATTTATAAAAAGTAAGATGTTGCCTGCAACTCCTTTTGGAATGGAACTTAAAAAAAATATAAGACCTTTTGGAAGAGATGAAAGAGATATACTTAATGAAGAGCTGAACAATTTAAATAAAGTATATCAAAAATATGATTTAGTAAAATCAGATATCAATACGATTAGAAGGATATTCATGCAGATGAAGGATGTGAGAGGTTCTATTAGATTTGGTGTAGAGAATGTATTATCAGATATAGAGCTTTTCGAGATAAAAATTCTTTTGATGCAGATAGAAAAATTAAAACCATTTATTGAAAGGGTATCCATGGAACTTTCTCTGACAGGATTTAGGATAGAATCTGTAAGTTTCGTGGTAGATATACTGGATCCTGACGGAAGGAGAATACCTACCTTTGCTGTATATGATGAATATTCAGATGAACTGAGAGATATCAGAAAGAAAAAGCGTGAAATAGAAATTAAAATGCAGGAAAATGCCATTGCTTTTGAAGAATGGAAGGATAGAAGACTTTTGATGGCAGTGGAAGAAGAAAAGGAAGAAAGAAGGATAAGGGAAGAGTTATCCATTAAACTAAGACCATATTTTGATATAATAATATTGAATATAGAAGTTATATCAAGATTTGACCTTCTTTTAGAAAAATATCGTGTAGCGAAACTTTACCCGTCCTGTTTTCCTGAGATTAAAGACGACATACTTTTATTAGAGGAGACAAGAAATCCATATATATGCAATATACTTGAAGAGAAAAGCCTAAGCTTTACGCCTATCTCAATAGAGATGTCACAGGGTACAACAGTGATTACGGGTGCAAATATGGGAGGTAAGAGTGTTACATTAAAGACTGTAGCATTAAATACATATCTGGCATTATGTGGTTTCTTTGTATATGCAGATAGAGCAAGTATTCCTCTTTTTGACGAAATAATAATGATATCTGAGGAATCACAGTCTGTAACCAAGGGGCTTTCAAGCTTTGGAGCACAGATAGTTGAGTTGAAGAATCTTTTAAATGAGATTGAAAAGAAATTTGTTTTTGCCATACTGGATGAGTTTGCTAGAGGTACAAATCCTAAGGAAGGTGAGGGCATAGTAAGAGGCTTGGTGGCACTTTTAAATAAAAAAAAGGCTATGAGTTTGCTGGTAACTCATTTTGACCATGTGGCAGAACTCTCAGGAAGTCATTATCAAGTGAAAGGCCTACAAGGGACTTTAGAGGATAGAATATCAAAAGCATTACTGACTAAATCAAATGATGATGCAAAAATCGTTGCAATAGCAGAGTTTATGAATTATGGTATTTTTAAGGTGAATAAGGATGTAAAACCTCCCAAGGAGGCATTAATGATTTGTAGACTTTTAGGATTACAAGAGGAACTTTTAGATATTTTAACAGAGATAAATTAG
- a CDS encoding PucR family transcriptional regulator, protein MPLTIRDIIENNFFPGTELMTGRENAGNIISWVNVQEILDSVDMVGSGELLITTGFDLADHTRYFNLIKRLKAKGVVGLMVQTGYYVDSIPVYILESARKYKFPVLELPASFSFSEVLKTLISEINRESVLGNQSYLDYNYFYPKLKKKLKESLERGIGNKQELAVLAVSAVNVYNEVGSDVAEAFESINSLVVFRCDTYICHFEKGLQMTFCIGVETGEKLKDLMDEIQVVLIRLSNKVGLNLFATADVLKDNSGLEIAIKHCMEALQTLHSIRAIRGICIYEHMAFLKKMYSIYRTNTLYSKENRVLRLLLDKDRESDSDYIKTVRFLLEENGNVTRAAKRLFIHRHTLINRMDSIKDLTGFNFDDYYERLDLSLALILNDFFD, encoded by the coding sequence ATGCCGCTTACTATTAGGGATATCATTGAGAACAATTTTTTTCCGGGTACAGAGCTTATGACCGGAAGGGAAAATGCCGGAAATATAATCAGCTGGGTCAACGTACAGGAAATACTGGATTCTGTGGATATGGTCGGAAGTGGTGAACTTCTTATAACAACCGGATTTGATTTGGCTGATCATACAAGATATTTCAACTTAATAAAGAGACTTAAGGCAAAGGGTGTAGTGGGGCTTATGGTTCAAACCGGATATTATGTGGACAGTATACCTGTATATATCTTGGAGTCCGCCAGAAAATACAAATTTCCGGTTCTGGAATTGCCGGCAAGCTTTTCGTTTTCAGAAGTTTTAAAGACTTTGATCAGTGAGATAAATAGAGAATCGGTATTGGGAAATCAGAGCTATCTGGACTACAATTATTTCTATCCAAAGCTTAAGAAGAAACTGAAAGAAAGCCTTGAAAGAGGCATAGGAAACAAACAGGAATTGGCAGTGTTAGCTGTTTCTGCAGTGAATGTTTATAATGAAGTAGGATCTGATGTAGCTGAGGCATTTGAAAGTATAAATTCGCTGGTTGTATTTAGATGTGACACATATATATGTCATTTTGAAAAAGGTCTTCAAATGACTTTTTGTATAGGAGTAGAAACCGGAGAAAAGCTTAAAGATCTGATGGATGAGATACAGGTGGTACTTATAAGATTGTCAAATAAGGTGGGGTTAAACCTTTTTGCCACTGCAGATGTTTTAAAAGATAATAGTGGACTTGAAATTGCTATAAAACATTGTATGGAAGCCTTACAAACCTTGCACAGTATTAGAGCTATCAGAGGTATTTGTATTTATGAGCATATGGCATTCCTAAAAAAGATGTATTCAATATATAGAACAAATACTCTGTATTCAAAGGAAAATAGGGTATTAAGACTTTTACTTGACAAGGACAGGGAGTCAGACAGCGATTATATAAAGACTGTAAGATTTTTACTTGAGGAAAACGGTAATGTAACAAGGGCTGCCAAAAGACTTTTTATACATAGACATACTCTAATAAATAGAATGGATAGTATCAAAGATTTAACAGGTTTTAATTTTGATGATTACTATGAAAGACTGGATTTATCGCTGGCCTTGATACTTAATGATTTTTTCGATTGA